The DNA window TTCTTCGCCGATGCGCCCCCGCCGGCGGCCGACAGCGAGCATGTCCGCCGGCTCAAGCAGGCGGGACTCGTCATCTTCGCGCGCACCAACACCTGCGAGCTGGGACTGTCCCTCACCTGCGAGCCACAACTGCACGGCCCCACACGCAACCCGTGGGACCCCGCGCGCATCTCCGGCGGCTCCAGCGGCGGTGCCGCGGCGGCCGTCGGCGCGCGCATGCTCCCCATGGCGCACGCCACCGACGGCTTCGGCTCGATCCGCGCGCCGGCGGCTGCTCCGCGGAGCACGCCGTCACGCTGAGCGTGCGGGACAGCGCGGCGCTGCTCGACGTCACCGCAGGCCCCGGCGCCGGCGATCCCTACGCGGCCCCGCCTCCGGCACGCCCCTTCCTCGAGGAGATCGGCGCCGATCCGGGCCGGCTCCGCATCGCCTGGACCGCAGCCGCCCCGAACGGCGCGCCCGTCGAGGCGGCCTGCCTGCGTGTCCTCCGCGAGACGGCCGATCTCTGCGCCGGGCTCGGCCATCAGGTGGAGGAAGCCGATCCGGAGATCGACGGCTCCGCGGTGGTCCCGACCTTCCTCACCATCCTGGCGGCCAATACCGTGGTGAATCTCGCGAGGCATGTTAGCCAAGCAGCCGATCGTAGTCTGCATGGCTGCCGATCCAGAACCACACGAGGACGTCGGTCGCCTCGACCGCGAGCGCGCGGTAGTGACCTCCGACCCGAGCGGACCAGAAGCGGCCAACCTTCTTCAACTGCAGCGAAGGATGTCGCGGATCTTGCTCGAGATGCGCATACGCTTGATCGGCGAGCTTCTGCACCTCCGATGGAAGCGACCGGTAGCAGGTCCAAAAGTCGGCGGACGCGTGGTGAGTCAGAGAGGGGTGGTCTGCCCGGCTGCGTGGTCGCGAAGAGCCTTTTCACCAAGGCCATCGAGTTTGCCGTTCTGGACATCTCGTTCGAGCTGGCGATCCCACGCCGCCCAGTCGTATTCCAAAAACCAAGCGCGGAACGCGGCGAGCTCGTCGGGAGAGAGCGCCTGCACATCTTGCTCGATCTTCTCAATCTTGCCCATGACCTTCATGCCGGTGCTGATAGTCTAGCATGGCCCCCGCGCCACGGACCGAAGCCGTTTGTCGTGCTGCCCAACGTCTGCGCTCAGCAGCCGGGGCGAGCATCGCGAGCCCTGGTCCGTTGAAGCGTGTAGTTCGGCGGTCCGCGTCTCACGCGGCATGGTCCACTTCCTCGCCATGGCGAGTTCCCGAGCAGCGAGATCAGCTCGGCTGGGCCTACGCCGGTGGGCGCCATTTCCTGTGCACCGAGCGCATCTGCGGGGTCAGGACGTCCTCCCACCTCGTGTGCATGACGCGATCGATCAGGAGCTCGAAGGCGGTCTCCGATGCATCGGCCATGTGCCTGGCGTCTCGAAGGATCTCGGCACGAAGTGCCGGATCGTCAACGAGGACGGCCTTGCCGGCGATCAAGAACTCGTCGCTTCCGGCCTTCGGCTGCGGAAATGTCTGAAGAGCGTACCTGCCGTCCCGCAGCAGGTCGTGCCGCTTCGGAGAAGTAGGCGTGATGAGCACAAAGAGACGGTCGCTGGACAGGACAGGGCACACGGGATGCAGACGAGGCGCACCGTCCCTCCGGACGGTGGCAAGAAAGGCCAGCCCGACCTTGAACTGGAAGAGCAACGAGCGACCGACGTCGGCCAGATCGGGCGCGGCCTTGGCAAACTCCTTCCACGTCACCATCGGACCACCTTAGCGCCGAACGCCGCGCATCAGCGGCGCGCGCCGCGACCCCCGGCCTGGACACGACGCTTGCCGCGCGTCGGCTGAATGCGCTTGTTCGGCGGTCGCTGGTCGCCGCCGACACCGCCTCGCTCCGGAGCGGCCTTCGATTTCGGCCGATGCGCTGGGACGCCGTGAAGCATGCCCTCGACACTGATGTCCTCATCGATGTCAGGCCAATGGACACCTTGACCAGAGCCGATGAGACGAAAGTGTGCTCGTTGCTGGGGAGTCGCCTCAGACAGACGCCAAGACCAGGCCAATGGAACGCTGATGACTCGGCCGTCTGCGAGACGCGCGATGATCTCGTCCTCGGTGACCTGTACGTGTTGGATGCGCGGCTCGGTGCTAGCCACAGTGTTCATGCCATGCCTCCAGAATCGCTGAGCGACGGATGTCGATGAGCCGGCGAATGGCATTCAGCTCCCGAGCGCTGAAGCCGTGATTGCGAGCCAGCTCGATCGGTTCGAGCCAGAACTTGCAGGTGCTGTTCTCTCGCTCGACGTGCACGTGCGCCGGCTCGTTACAGTCGAAGCTGGTGAAGAACACCCGGTATGGTCCAGGGATGCCCTTGATTCTTGGCATTCAGGGATTGGCCCTCCTCTTTCCGCCTGCTCAGCAATGTTACCCGGCAAACTCGGGCGCTGCTTGCGGGAGAACACACCTGCTGAACCACAATTCGGGCTCGGGATAGGCTGGTCTGCGTATCCCGGAAGATGCTGCGAGGCCGGGCGGCTTGTTCCGACGGCCCACCAAGGCATCTGGTGCCCATCCGGTGCCGGCTCTCCGCCACCTTGCGCCCGATCTGGCCGGCGTGGCCGCGCCCGTATGGGCTGCGAGATCCCACAGCGTATCTTGGCGCACGCGCTGGGTAACGCTGCCAGGCGCGTCACTATGCGGACATCCGGCCGGCCGGTGGGCAGCGGGGCCGCGACTCAGAAGGGGGGTGGAGAGCATGGGGGGCTGGCGACGGTCGGGCCGGCGTCACGCCGCGCCAGGGGCCTTGGGGAACGCGGTCGAGCAGGCGCGACCCAGGCACCTCGGGAGCCGAGGCGTCAGAGATCATGAGCGCACGCGCGCGCCCGGCCCGGAGCGTGGATGCCGCTGGTCCGAGCGAGCCCGAAGGGGTCATGCGAACGGCCCTCCTCTCGTGCCGGGTCAATCAACTATAGCCGGCAGGCGGCACTCGGGCAAGTGCCGAGCCGGCCCGTCTCCCGAAATACGGGCTGGGCAGGGGGACCGCGGGGCGATGAAGAGCGGACGGGAGCCGCCAGCGGCCCAGTGAAGGTCGCCAGAGGAGGGGCCCTGCGGATGACGGGAGGCGACGCTGTCCAAGCTGGTGCTGCAACTGGAGGCCGCCCCCCCGGGCGGGGCTCAGGCCTGGCGCGGGGTGCGCTGGGCCAGGTCGCGGAAGAAGGTGGCGATGCTGTCGAGCGTGGCGCCGGGCTGGAAGATGCCGGCCACGCCGAGGGCCTCGAGGCGCGGCACCTCTTCCTCGGGGATGATGCCGCCCACCACCACGGGGATACCCGTGAGCCCCACCTGGGCCAGCTCCTCCATGAGCCGCTCGACGAGGATGGCGGGTGAGGCATCCATGATCCGATACCCGATGGCATCCGCCGCCTCGTCCACGGCCAGGCGGGCGATGGCGCGCGGGATGAGAGCGCCGCCCAGCACCGCCTCCATCCCGGCGTCCCTGAGCCCCCGCGCGATCACGGAGTACCCCGTCGAGTGTCCCGTGGAGTCCTGCACCAGCAGCACCCGCATCGATCGCGTCATGCCCGGCTCCCTATCGGCCGAAGTTCCAGGTGGTGGGAACGAAGGGCTCGCCGAGAGCCTCCTCCCGGATCCGCGAGATCTCGCCGATGGAGAGGTAGGCTCCCACCGCCTCGATCATGGG is part of the Candidatus Rokuibacteriota bacterium genome and encodes:
- a CDS encoding amidase; protein product: MQGFADFEQHDAVGLAALVRQGKVEPAALLEAAIERVEARNGRVNALVLRCYDHARRAIAEGLPDGPFRGVPYLLKDLTASLAGVPMTRGSRFFADAPPPAADSEHVRRLKQAGLVIFARTNTCELGLSLTCEPQLHGPTRNPWDPARISGGSSGGAAAAVGARMLPMAHATDGFGSIRAPAAAPRSTPSR
- a CDS encoding pyridoxamine 5'-phosphate oxidase family protein, with translation MVTWKEFAKAAPDLADVGRSLLFQFKVGLAFLATVRRDGAPRLHPVCPVLSSDRLFVLITPTSPKRHDLLRDGRYALQTFPQPKAGSDEFLIAGKAVLVDDPALRAEILRDARHMADASETAFELLIDRVMHTRWEDVLTPQMRSVHRKWRPPA
- a CDS encoding DUF2442 domain-containing protein → MNTVASTEPRIQHVQVTEDEIIARLADGRVISVPLAWSWRLSEATPQQRAHFRLIGSGQGVHWPDIDEDISVEGMLHGVPAHRPKSKAAPERGGVGGDQRPPNKRIQPTRGKRRVQAGGRGARR
- a CDS encoding DUF4160 domain-containing protein; its protein translation is MPRIKGIPGPYRVFFTSFDCNEPAHVHVERENSTCKFWLEPIELARNHGFSARELNAIRRLIDIRRSAILEAWHEHCG
- a CDS encoding cobalamin B12-binding domain-containing protein; the protein is MTRSMRVLLVQDSTGHSTGYSVIARGLRDAGMEAVLGGALIPRAIARLAVDEAADAIGYRIMDASPAILVERLMEELAQVGLTGIPVVVGGIIPEEEVPRLEALGVAGIFQPGATLDSIATFFRDLAQRTPRQA